In Camelina sativa cultivar DH55 chromosome 17, Cs, whole genome shotgun sequence, the genomic stretch attttgattagcAATTATTACGTTGAACTATGAATGTTATATAGATATTTCACTAACTAATTAGATTTTTAATTGGAATATTGTCAatttaaagttatttaaaaCTATATTGAACGCAAGTTTTGTAGAATACACTAACTGTTTAGATGGAATATACTCATATATGAAACCGACTATAATTAATATGGAATGttagtattaaagattttatttattgttattaataTAATTGGTTACTTGCCTTTTTATTAATCTTGACATCACAAATGTGatgtcaaatatataaaatttaattatgaaataagtttttttggttactCGCTCCATCTTTTATGGTATGGATGGTTTTATTATAAACTTATTTCCTAATACGttgtttatcttttattttatttttcctataaTATATACTTAGTTTGTAGgtgtataaatattattttgtataattgaaataataataatatataaaggatctaattagttttctttttgttttcttttgcaggaATTCCGTAAACAGATTTGGAGAATTCGAAGATTCGAATATAGGTTGACATTTACTATGCTAATTGAAATGATGACATAACCAAATTccttttaaattttagaaatgagaAGATTTAGGAATATCTTTACCAATACTAATTATAAATGGATGAGATTAGGTGTGCGTGTgccaaataaaaatttgtatttaataatttatgcAATCATGAGTGAatgccaaaagaaaaatacaaacattACATGTATTATTAATTAGATCATTATGGGTATAGAATATTGACATGAATGTTACatgtataattaatactaaggggtttattttctgttttcttaggtttaccgaaaaagagatttaaaataatattaataaaatatctaaaatattaacTCGATTgggtaaagaaaaataaatattgctcatgattattttatttgttacaatttaattgtaaatacaattttacactgttaaaaatgaagaagatactTATGATCCATGAGGAACAACTCATGGATCTAGATTCAATAATTctcttaaataaaaaattggcaACATAAGATCTCATCATAAAGACAGGCATGAAACATTAtaagaacatataaacatactccctccgtttcatgtcattttgacacatcttctttgttacaaaaagagtgtcattttatgtttttaatgcaGTTTTAAAGatacaaattctcttttttatccttataatttgagctaattaattagaaagagaaaatttttAGTGCATTTATAAagggtaaaatagaaatttagataattttcttaatttgtgtgcattatgtcaaaatgacgggattttaattaacaaaataacatagGAAGTGAAAAAGTACCagctcatattttttttatgacatTATTTATGATTAAATCTCTTGATTTAGTGGCACATTCACAATCTTTGTTACCGATAATATTTGAAATAGAGAATATGTGACAGataataatgtttaaaaataaaaatttataaaattaagtaaataattcTATTAAACCTAGATATTTCTCTACTCTATGAATGgatcaataataaaatagaattttgcTTCAAAGAATATGTTCCTGACGTCTTGAATATATGATAAACTGTTGACcttgaaaccaaaaaacataagaatatgCATAAGAGTTTAGTAAAACCTTGGAGATAAGcatgagaagaagaacatggTGATTTATTTTTGAATCTGTTGTTGTTTACAAATCCAGTTTTTTCTATATTGTTTGTGGGTTAATCTAGAGGGATGTGTATGCAAAAAATGGTTTGCAGCCAATGATTTCGAAAAAAAGAACTGAAGTAGTTTTGAAAGTAATGTTATGAAATTAAGACTTTAAGTATGCTCTCCAATATTTATAGGCCATGTGAGTAGATTTGAGAATATACCTAGCATATATTTaccaaatcaaatattatatgaaaatttggtAAGTACCTCAAATTTCGCCAGTTTGATATTAATTCCTCAAATTTCGCCAGTTTGATATTAATTCCTCAAATTCGCCagtttgataatatttttctttcttcattaattttcaatatttatttcaattgtTAGATATCTTCTCCGAAACTTCTCAATGCTCTTCAattatttaatgatattttaaatgtaGGATCCGCGTCCTTTGAATACCAGATCCGAACGGGTTATATACGATCCGAATATCACTATCTTTGGCCGCTTATAATTCCGAGATTTTAGGTCCTAATTAcccttgtttgttttttagtttgttCTCCAAAACTTTTTACAGAAAAGGCAATACATGGAATtctgttttgcttattttttttaattcctaaatgtactccccaattaatagtatagattactaaaactatataaaattgtCCCCTTAGTCTGGTGGTGACCAAACATTTATTAAtcatggtttaaagtttaaacctttgaCGTAGTTCATTAATAAAAGACCTAATGAGAAGGACAGATAAAAGAGAATAGTTTTGAGATGATACAtaggattttttctttttgagatgATCATACATATAAATCAAACACAGCAACAACACTTGCTTGTCTCGtagcagcaacagcaacagaaCAAGGCGTAAAACCTGCAAACAGATTAAAAGATCATCAAATATTGAcataataatgaaattaaagaaaaatctacgatacaaaataaaagacaaagagATTTTATTGGTACGGACGTTGCGTATAAGCAGCCTTGTTCGTCTTGCCGTTTCTTGACATTGCCATAGTAAGTCATGTCTTGTTGTGAAGGTGCCTTCATTTTGCTGTTGTGTGTGTCTCTCTTGGCGATAAGTTTAGGACTTTAGGGGTTGGGATTGATTTGGGTGtaggatatatataaacttcAAATCTGTTACCAGCTGCATTTGATGTGATCATTTAATATGGAAGATATGGCCACTTTTATTTGGACCGACAAAGTAGTTAGAATCCTCACCCAATTCTACATACATATAAGAATATGGCATGGCTTTAATTTGGCTcttggtgttaaaaaaaaaaaaaagaattctttcttcctttctttcttaaattagTTGGGAAGATTCATAGGTTTCCACTATTCATAGGTGTAAAacttacttgattttttttggaaaataagtAATAACTAAGCAACTAAGGTAAATTATGTGAGGCTAAGAAACACCTAATGGTAGCCATAAGAacataaaaatatgatatgataacCAGTGGGAAATTATATCTCTGTAATTAGTGATAATATCTTACAATTTTGAAGAAGACGTATTATTTTATCCACTATCATgtaaaaattttacaatttaagAAATTACTACAATGAAGAATTTTACTCAAACGGTTATCAAACTTTTGTGGTTACTTAAAAGATGACCATCATCACTAGGACGATTAATCTCGCTGCAGACCAAAACCagtttttaatatcatatgtatataaatatttgtttcttgaaaTCTCATCattagttatttatatatttatttgttttgttcaatAATTTTAGAAAGACTTATTTCAACACCGTGGAACCTAACACTTCAAATTTTGTAAGTCAGCttaaatttattacaaaattggAACTAAAATATCGACCTGAAAATGGCTATTGCAAAAGCAATAATAATATCGAATAACGTTAGTAACTTAGTATACTTAACATAAAatcagttaattttttttttgtctaacatCAGATAAATCTTTCTAATCAGTTAAAGCATTTGAAGCAGATTTATAAGCATCTATCCTCTTTGATTCCCGACAttccccagaaaaaaaaaaaatggtttcgaTTGAATCAAGATATGCTATTTTTCTCTTCGCGATTgcaaaaacaagataaagatTTTGGCTTTCCGCGTAATTCTCAAAAAGTTTCAAAGCAAGAAGATAAATACTCACTCGATATACCTTGAATTCAAGATCTTCTGAGAAAAAAGTTGAAATCGATGGCAACCGCTTCAAACCCAACAATAAAAAAGGTTCACAAGTCTGCAATCGTAACATCTGATCCACCAGACAATCCTAGTACGGCAGATtaacatttagtttttttttttgatcaaatagTTTTTGATCAAAATCGATATTTGGAAACtaattcaaaaatattcttCAAACCAAAACTTTACTAGCATtaacatttagttttttttcgtttttttctggTAAAACTGAAAAACTATTTGTAATTTGGTTATGTATAATAAACTTTGGACTGATATATTTTGGATTCGTGTCTGTTTAGgcaaaatatcattttaattttattagaagTTTAATAATAGAGAAGGTAGTTTAATAATAGAGAAGGTAagtacaaattacaaaattagctAGTTACGTAAGTACAAGATTACAGAATTATGATTTAATTAACCCGGTGAAAACGAAGAATACGGTAAAAAAATTTACTGGTCGGTCTGGTCTAGCCCGGGTCTAACCATGGTTTAGACCTTTGACTCTTTGATCATGTGTAGTTCAGTAATATTCAATATTATCACGAGACATTTATAAAGTTATTGATCAACATTTAATTCACAAGACTCAGTAGATCTAAAAGAGCAAATGCGAGGGacacataataatatatatggaaTAATTTTTGAGATGATACATAGAAATCAAACGCAGCAACAACACTTGCATGTCTCGTggcagcaacagcaacagaaCAACGCGTAAAACCTACAAACAGATTAAAAAGAtcataaaagaaatatatcGACATGACAATAATCAAGAACTGCGAAttcataaaaaggaaaaatctacGATCTCAAAACGAAATGAGAAGAGATTTTATTGGTACGGACGTTGCGTATAAGCAGCCTTGTTCGTCTTGCCGTTTCTTGACATTGCCATAGTAAGTCATGTCTTGCTGTGCAGGTGctttcattttgttgttgttgttgtgttgtgtgtgtgtgtgtcttggCGATAAGTTTAGGGGTTGGGATTAATTGGGTGTaggatatatatagtataaactTCAAATCTGTTACCTGCATTTGGTATGATCATTTAATACGGAAGATATGGCCACATTTATTTGGACCGACAAAGTAGTTAGAATCTTCACCCAAAACTACATAGATATAggaattctttctttcttaaattagCTGGAAAGATCCATAGGTTTCCACTATTTATAGGTGTAAGActacttgattttgttttttggaaaattagTAATAACTAGGCAACTAAGGTAAAGTATGTGAGGCTAAGAACACCTTTAGTGGTAGCCATAAGAACATAGGATGACCAGTGTGGAAATAATATATCTGTAATTAGTGATAAAATCTTACAATTTTGAAGAGGACGTATATATTTTATCCACTATCATGTAAAATTTTACAAGTTGAAAAATTACTACAATGAAGATTGTAGTTACTTAAAGAGATGATCATCGATCATCACTAGTACGATTAATCTCTCTGCAGACCAAAACCAGTTACGTTGCATCTGATCTTTTCACGATCTTGAGCCTCTTGCATGACTCTTTGAACATCCTGccaatacagaaaaaaaaaaaaaagttatgagcTTTAGAAATTTAGATTTATGACCTTGTTAGAGATTAATTATTTACATTCATTTCGGCAAAGTTGATAATGATATTAATgcaagaaaattaaacataaacttaCTGCCAAGGTACATCTCCGACGAGCATCCAGTCTCTATCCTTGTCTTCGTATATAGTAATGTGTTCGCAGTTCTCACCCTCCTTCGCCACTCCtgcatattttttatatacatgttaATTAATTGAGTTTCATAAATTTCCAACTAAATATTTGAGTGTTTTCACAGTTGTAATATAGAATGCTAGCATAAACATGGTCATGTAactaacacacacacac encodes the following:
- the LOC104758619 gene encoding uncharacterized protein LOC104758619 encodes the protein MAMSRNGKTNKAAYTQRFTRCSVAVAATRHASVVAAFDFYVSSQKLFHIYYYVSLAFALLDLLSLVN